The genome window GGGGGGTGGTACAAGGGGGACAACGACAGAGAAAGCTGCTCCTGGCACCCAAGCCCAGATCAGGACCCCCAAAGGCTTCCCCAGCCTGGTACTCAAAACCTGTCTAGAGAAACCAGGGGCAGAATCTGGGACTGCCGACTTGTGCACACACAAGTGTGCTAAggctttcttcttcctcttcagcATCAGGGCCCAGAATCCCCCTCAAATGCCTGCCGAGTAAGAGCCTTGAAGATGCTCTGCTGTCAAAACCGGACCTGTCCAGAAGGAATGCTTCCTTCCATGCGTCAAGGCCCCACGTTCctgcctgcccctcctcctctggtGCCCTCTTACCTCTGGTCCGTAGGGCAATCGGGAGATGAGCTCTGGGGCCATCCAGTAAGGGGTCCCAACCAAGGACTTGCGCCGCGGCACCTCCTTGTTTACTTGCGCACAGAATCCAAAGTCAGAGAGTTTGACCTGCACGGATGCCAAGCAAAGAAAACTGTCAGTGGTGGCACTTACAAAAAGCTGGTGTGGGCTCTTGAAGAATTTTGTTCTGGAGGTTTGCTCTGGAAAGGGTTTTTCCAGCCCTCCAGCTACAAACCAGCAATATTcccaatacatttttttaaagtgatgaGAGGGAGACAAAACCCCACAAATACATGAAGTTTTATAAGGATGGATCACCCCTCAGGTCCATCTAGTCTGTCTGTTATGACAGGGGCAGTTATctggggtctcaggcagaggggtCTCTGCCCATCGTCACTACCTGAGGTCCTTTTACACTAGAGAGGCCCAGAAGTGAATCTGGGGCGCTCTACATGCGAAACTTGTGCTCTGCCATTGTGGttaccccctcctcccccattaaCATGCAACTTGGTTCTAGATAGTTTAAACCAGGGGTGTCTAAACCCCAGTTTGAGGGCCTAATCTGCCCCCCACCTCAAGACCCCAACAATTTTGGCAGTGACAACAAAAAGAGGTAAAGTAGTGCTGTAGTGGGCAGAGCCCTGGTAGTTTCCTACAAATGGCCCCCCTCCCTGGTAATCAGACCGATCATTTGATGAGCGGAGAGGGGGCAATGACACCATCCCCAGCTGATCTTGGTTCAGACTCTAGACCCAAGTATACTTTCATCCTGAACCTATTAGTTTAGGTGCAGTTCATCTTTCAGCTGAAGACACACACTACTTCTACTTCAGAGATGTGTGGAACAGATGGTGGTGGAACAGATTTTTGGTTTCCCTCCCGAACAATTTTATTCTATTTTCTGTACAGGTACAATATagcttggattaaaaaaaatactggcagAAAGTTTAATCCATTACAGAATGTAATTGCTTTGGGCCTTGCAGGGGAAGGAGACAGAGGGTGGCTCTGAGGTTCCAGAAACTGCTGTAAAACTGGCTTCTCTTGAGTCTGGATTTGGCCTGTGAAGCCCTCCTCAGAAGTGTTGGGACCGGCATCCATCACTAAACAGGCACCTCCAGGTGGCGCTGCAGGCCCAGGCAATGTCAGGAAAAGATGAGCAGGGTCCTGTGCTTTATATTTCTACCCCCACCCTCTTAGGGAAAAGCTCTTACAAGTGGGCTGACAATAAAAATGTTAACAACCAAAACAAGTGAACCAGAAGTAGAATAGAAACCACACCAGATAAAATATGTAGGGGTCAGCAATAGCATCCATAAAaagcatggagaaataacagagtcTTTAGTGATGGCTTAACGGCCGCAAAGGGAAGGGGCCCAAGCAGAGTTCTTAGGAGAGGAAATTCCTCACGCGTGGTGCCGCCACTGAAGAGTCCTGGTTCCTGGTACCCACCAACCTGATTGCCCTTAGTGGCGGGCCCAAGAGCAGGAGCTCAGAGGCcaatctcagggcccaggcagggtCTTTGAAGGCCAGAACTTTTAATTTGAGGCCAGAAGCAAATGGGTAACGAaggcaactgatacaaaatgggTCTGACGTGATCTAACTGCCAAGCCCCCACAAGCCCAGCAAAGTTCCCAGGTTGTTCTTAAAGGCAGCCCGATGTAGAGTACCGACTGGTAGAGACTGCTTGACTCTTTCCACATTGCTTTGCAGAaggtgtttatttcatttatttatttattatcattgtttttcccccgccctttttccaaaactggaactcacggcggcttccagataaaagaataCGCGTTTGCCGCTCACACGCTCAAAACGAGCATCTGGGACTTTTGCAACTCACCCGGCCATCATGTGTGAGCAGAATGGAGTCACTCTTGATATCTCTGTGGATGACACCCTGGGCATGGAGGACAGAAAGCGCCTTCAGGACTGACAAGCAGACGGCCGCAATCTGCTCCTCGTTCATCCTGGAAGCAGAACAAGAACACAGTACCTGTTAAAGAGCAGCCACCCTGCTTGCAAGTCCAAGGTGGATCCATCTAGTCTGGTTTCctggtggtcaaccagatgccatcCTGGGAAGTCCATAAAATGGGCCCCAAAGTCTCCTCCCATTCCTGCAGCCCCAATCCATAGAAGAATTCAGAGCCAGGCTGCCCCTGGCACAGAGGGGGCCCATTTAGCCATCATTAGCTAATAGCCAGAGACAGagctcctcctccatgaatttgtgtaactgtctttcaaagccatctaagccagAGGCCACCACATTCTGCAAATTCTGTACATTAATTTTGCACTGTGAAGGATTATTTGGAGTGTCCTAAATCTACTTCCCATCAATTTAACTGGGTGGACCCAAGTTCCAgcattttgagagagggagaaaaatttgcACTGCTTTCCTTTTAAACAGGAGGGGGTGAAGTGGAACCTTTGGCTCATCCTCCTTCTCTCCAAGACATCCCTGTCTGCTTCCCAAAGCCTTGACTGGGTCAGGAGGTAGAAAAGCTAActtaactacacacacacacacatttcccatcAATGCACCCCTCCCTCTGAATTTCTgggcctgccctccctcccactgGGAAATCCTGCATTCCACAACCATTTCCAATGACCTAACGAGGAAGCCCATCCTGAGTAGCATGGCCTGCATACTTAGCACTCACTTTAGAAGCCAGCCGCAAGCTCCAAGGAGGACTGTCTTTTGAAACTCTCCTCCAAGTTAAACAAAAGAGGGACTTTTCAGCTATGTCCCTGCTCTGGACTGTCTTTGAAGTGAAGAAAGAGCCTCCTGCTGCAGGAGCAAGGTCAGGCCACAGTGGAgcacttaaaaacaaacacttctctcctctcccccccccaaagctttGGAAATGCTTCTTTCCCCTAAAGGCCTTTGTATCAACATAAACACACTCCTGACTTCTTTTAGCTGGCCACAAAATATAGCGCACACACACTCCTGGAGCTGTTAGGAGAACAGGGTTCTCTATCCGGATGGACTCAAGGAAACCAGAGTGGCAAAATCTGATTCACCCCGAGGCCTGCTGCAATTCTTCCTAGCACAGCAGCAGAGTGCAAGGAGAAAGAAGACCTTCCACACCCCATACCTTGTGTGCGTGACAATGTCCGTCAAAGCGCCTCCCTCAAGGAACTCCATGACAACCCACAGTTCGTCACCCACCAGGTAGCTGTTGTACATCTCCACCACATTCTCATGTTGATAGTCTCTCATGATCACAacctaaaaggggggaaatgggcaGCAGAAGCTGGGAAGGAGGAACAGCCACTGATACCATGTTTCAGAGGGAACAGAAACCCAGAGCAAAAAAGGAGAGGCTTCCACACACATCAGAATTTATACTCCTCAAGGCAACAGAGGAGCAATCCATTCACACTAGATGCTGGTGCCTCTGAAGCAAACTCAAGCACTAACAGCTCAGGCACCCTGGtgttttcattcccccccccttttaggaGCATGGGTGACACACACAGAGCAGTGCCAATATCCTTGGTGGGTCTGGTGCTCTGCTCTGCTCCAAGTCCCCTTCTTAGATAGGTGGGGCTTTAAGTGAATAAATGGCAGCTGGAAATTTTGACGTAAGAGGCACAGTAGAGCTTACAGGCAGAAAAAGTTAAATTGTCACTGGCAAAGATTTCCAGAAGTAAAAGAACTGAACCGCTTTGATAGATGGATTTGCAACCCCCTCCATTGCCGAAGATGCACCTTAGGACAAGGCACCTTCCTTCACCCTTTCTCTATGCCTGCAGGCCTCTGCTGCCTTTGTGAATGGATGGGGACCACACAGACTGGCAATAAAATGAATGGAGAAGATTCCAGTCACACTGGGAAGTTGGACAGTTGCAATTCGCTTTCCCAGGCAACAATCCCGATCTCAAAAGCAACGCACAGACATGAAGATATTAAAGCACAGCTTTGTGTTGCATGTGAAAACTAGTATGTTGACATTTCCCAGTATCTTTGTTTCCCAACCCACTCTGAATTTAAATAATATGGAAATGTGTACTGTTGAGTTTTCAtgtcttaaaatatttataagagtATTCCAATAAAAGAAGATTCCAAGCAACACTTTGGATTTTTGTTTGAACaggacatttaaaaaacattacgTGCACATTAGAGATTCTTCTCTCATCAAGTATTTCAGTTGAAACACATCCAGCTATTGGAACAAACTTGGAAAGATGCTATACAGCATGTAAACATTAATGTGGCATCAATTTTGAGGTTTGAAATTTGCCCGCATTTTTTAGAAAATCCACACCACTGGTTGCAGCTCCATGTCTTAAAAAACCAATGCAGGTGGGGGACATCACATAATACCCCTTGGAATGGCCCCATCCAGCTCCAGGTCACCCTCCACTTCAAACCTTTTTCTCCCCTTGCCACCACTCTACCATCTTGCCTTTCCCTGATGCGACTCCTCTGCCTCCTTGCATTGATTCTGCCTGGGCCTAGtgaggccttctccagctggtgcctccagatgttttggactacacctcccatcagccccagctagcatggctgttacccatacttccccccccctcaacttTTATTCTTTTGCATCCTGGACACTGGCAAAAAACCCCATTGCGCAGCCGTCACCACCAGCCTCCCAGTTTTAAAGGAAATGGATcctgtaaaacagggatggatAACCAGTGGCCCTTcagctgctgttggactccagctcccatcagcctggcagccagtatggccagtggtgagAGATGATGCATGCTGTGGTCCAgctatatctggagggctacaggctaGCTGCCCCTCCTGTAAAGGATGCCAGGCCTTCCCCCATCCTTTGGGGAAGGGAAACGCCatcatggacacacacacacacacacacacacagaagccaGTACATGCCTAAGAACTGAGACTGCGGggggctcctccccctccctcacctCATTGAAAAGCAGCTCCCGCCTCTGCTGCTTGCGCAGGTCCATCTTCTTTACCGCCACCAGCTTCCCGGTGCTCTTGACGGTGGCGATGCAGACAATGCCCGTGGAGCCTTCGCCAATCTTGATGAAGTTGTCCAAGTAGGTCCTGGGATCACCGGGGTCAACCACCATCTGCAAGGCGGCTCGAAACTGTTCATGGGAGACCCGCTGGGGCTCACGCTGTGGGGAGCGAGGTTGCTGTGGGGCTGGGGGAGGAGGGCCTGCAGGTGGTTGTGGTGGCTGTTGAGGGGGTTGCTGTGAATATGAAGGCTGAAGGGCAGGGGGTGGGATGTGTGTTAAGTGGGGCTCTGAGGCATGCTGGGAGAGTCCCGGATGGGGTGGCTCTGGGTTCCTGCATCTTGCTGGGCCCGACTGGGGGGGCCGGCAGGAGCTACTGTTTCCACTTATGGGGCCGTTGGATGCTGTTTCTTGGGGTTTCCCAGCTCTATGCTCTGTCTAGAAAAAGCAGAGGGGAAATAATTACGTCAACAACTGAAAGGGGAGAAGAGCAgacttttgtcttcttttttgcaAGAGCTGAAAACTCCTCAGCCTCTTGCCTACTCACTGAAAAGGGGACATGCAGGGAACAT of Rhineura floridana isolate rRhiFlo1 chromosome 15, rRhiFlo1.hap2, whole genome shotgun sequence contains these proteins:
- the PAK4 gene encoding serine/threonine-protein kinase PAK 4 isoform X3, yielding MLSGFGLAGSQDGGGVSGFLRGSQKAAARSAAGGGARTSERAGLLANITMFSKKKKRIEISAPSNFEHRVHTGYDQQEQKFTGLPRQWQGIIEESAKRPKPLVDPVCITAVQSGSQKTEHRAGKPQETASNGPISGNSSSCRPPQSGPARCRNPEPPHPGLSQHASEPHLTHIPPPALQPSYSQQPPQQPPQPPAGPPPPAPQQPRSPQREPQRVSHEQFRAALQMVVDPGDPRTYLDNFIKIGEGSTGIVCIATVKSTGKLVAVKKMDLRKQQRRELLFNEVVIMRDYQHENVVEMYNSYLVGDELWVVMEFLEGGALTDIVTHTRMNEEQIAAVCLSVLKALSVLHAQGVIHRDIKSDSILLTHDGRVKLSDFGFCAQVNKEVPRRKSLVGTPYWMAPELISRLPYGPEVDIWSLGVMVIEMVDGEPPYFNEPPLKAMKMIRDNLPPKLKNVHKVSPSLKGFLDRLLVRDPAQRATANELLKHPFLGKAGPPSCIVPLMRQNRMR